DNA from Solanum stenotomum isolate F172 chromosome 3, ASM1918654v1, whole genome shotgun sequence:
ACTTTAGAAATGAGCTGAACAGATCAACATTTTGTATCTATTGCAACTTCCTAATGCCTTTTTATCAAATCTACTTGcttcatcaaaatataaataaaaaatcttgagGTCAGAGTTAGCAATTACTCCGAACAAACTCTTATAGTAATCCCTAAAGTTTTAATCTTTAGAGAGAAGTTAGCAATTCCCAAGCTGTAGAAAGCACAAAGCAGATAAATACAAGCCCAATAAAACACAAATCCCAAGTTTTATGATGCGCAAAAACTCATAGTTCAAAAAGGGTCAATGAATTTAACCTTTTTCTCCATTGACTGCATAAGAGGGGAATCAAATGAGTCATTGCCAGTATCGCTAGTTGCTCGAATACTGAAACTCCGATGACCGGCGAAGGCCTCAATCTTCAACCCTATGTGAGAAAGGAGCTTCATCGGCCTATTGGAACGGGCAGCAATAGAATAGCATTTCACCATTGCAGGTACACGTGGCTGAACGGAGCAGCTCAATCGCCGGATACATAGCGCCGCCACGTTTGGCCTCACAAACAGAGCCTTCGTCATCTCTACTGCTTCTTTCCCGTTTATGGTCACAAGCAAACTAGAATTTAGAGGTAGTCATCATCTATACAATCCCCCAAATAAAATGTTAagttattttatgttatttttggtttcaaatttttatttttcatatataatttcaaaattatttatattttgatattatttttgtatattactTTTTCAAGATACGGAATTTGCTATCTAAAAGATAAAAAGgcgaaaattttcaaaattctaatgtcccttaagaatgacaaagtttaaattgaaattaaaatattatttcagtttatttaatattaaatcaaacatattttaaatgtttGTGTATTTCTATATTTATATGATAAAACGTTAAACAATAATTAGTTCTTTGTATTTGGTATGGGTTTAAACTGATACCTTAAGATATCTTTTAAGTTTTCGAAAATGATTACTTTTGATCTCCAACAAATTTTTATTGTtagattcaacaaaaaaaaaaaaattaactaaaagcttttttttgtcaaattcaaaaaatttgtcACGCCAAAAACAATATCATACACCAAAAGAAGATctaaaagaaatgcaataaGAATGCACCTCAAAAAAGATACATTAGAATCCAAAGTTTGCATCTCCAAATTTGAGTTCATGTtaaattctaattattttttttcatatttcatgCTAAATTGAACAACTAGAGCTTTTTGAGTATATGATGGAGGCCAAAATACTTTCTTGTTTTACAAATTTAAAGAATTAATCTGCTCAAGAATATAGTCAAGGCGCCAGTTTGAACCTGTCCCTCTAagcataaaaaagaaaagttcatTATTTTCAATGCTTAAGTATTTGTATTATGTTCTTTTATCAAAACGACTGAATATATATTGAACTTtaagatatttttcttttattaaattgtgAATCGAGGAAATATGTCAAGAGAATCTTTTTGCAtcatttgttgttctttttttcaatGTCGTCATTTGTAGAATAGAATTACAAACTTTTATTTGGACGTATTATCATTCTCTATACATTGTCatgcaaaatataataaaatgtcatcaatactGTAGTATGTAAACACCATGgtggtattataatttttttggaatgTAATGGTTTGATGTTTTTTATCAGCTTTTGCATCCCCATGacgttaatttttttaaaataataaatgttatGTTATTTATAATACACATAATGCTAGAGTCCATAGGCAAACTTCTTAGGATGTCTTTGCCCCGTTCCCGGTTCCTTTTGAAGACCCATAGTAGCCGCAAAGCACCATTCTGCGCACTCAGAATAAAAGAGTGAATTTCCACAATGAGTTTCAAAGTGTCTATGAACATGAAAAATCTCCTTTCTACAGCTTACAACTTTCATCGCCCTTATATTTAGCTCTCCAAAGAGCAATTCTTCTCAAAAGGTGCTGACCATTCTAAACGTGGCTTCAAAGTTATTCTTTCTACAATTTGAAAGAACCGAGTCGACCGCTAGAACTACTGGTTTTAAAGCCCGAAATAAATAGGCTTACTTTTTCTTCACTTGAATCATAATTACAAGAATCTAGATTTGAGTGAATCTAGATTTGAGTATCGTGTCGTAAGAAAAAATGAATCGGAAAAAAAGAAATCTGTTTTTATTGAATTGAACGTGTTCATTCATTTTGACTACTTTAGTATATTTTCTCATACTAATTTCTACTCTACCTTCCCGGAGTTCATTCTCCGGGTAACTCCATTTAAATTATTCTGGTGGATTCTTTCCAATCTACTTCCTTTATGATTTCGTTCGAAATCATATAAAGACAATTCCTATTTGATATAGCTATTTGTGCAAGTATTTTACGGTTAAGAAGCAACTGTCTCTTGTACAGATCGTGTATTAATCTACTATAACTATAGGATACTCCCCTTTCGCGAATTACTGCGTTtaacaatatttatataaaacatattgtTGTAGCAGAAAATTAAACTATTGAAATACATGcgcatccttttttttttggtacctTACATGTCCGAGCAAAATAAACTCccattattatataattagttATTTCTTATCTACTATTAATTAAAAACgattgtttgatttttcaaaaatcagaAGGCAGAAGAATTATAAAAGTTCTAGGAAAGGCAGCATAGGGGAAAAGAGTTCTTATTTAAACAAAcgtatactacttaattactcatcatagctatagtttgctataattatcactcgcgattaacattatacattaattacatgggttgacttcgagtttgtataattagccacgTTTGTAAATGTATAATTcaccagaatatacaaatacagatgtctaatatacaattatctaaccgatatacatatacaattcacctctctcccactctctgccctctctcgctcgcctctctcctctctctcccaatctcgctcgcctctctcctccctctcccaatctcgcttacCATAAATAcaatgcatatgtataatatacaattatctaaccgatatacatatacaattcacctctctcccactctttgctctctctcttctctctcctccctataacatgtagctacgaattgtaattgTCAAACTATAGCTACGGAGagtaattaggctatttttgagtgacTATATATGAAAGTTCCTCATTATAAAATGGGATGTTGAGTTGTtgtataatgttttaaaaaagttatttatatatatagagagaaagATCTTTCAAGTTATACAAgttaattttaaagtaaaagGTTAGTTTTATACAATTTATAAGATCGATTATGTTATATAAATTATGGTAATGAATATTGGACCGCTAAAGTCTAATATATCCACAAGATGTATATTGTGGAGATTGTGTGGATACTGAAATAAATGAATGATCatattaaattgaaaattaccAGACTCACCAAAAGGTGTAAGTAGCACACATTGATGATAAAATGCGAGAAGATTgcttgagatggtttggacatttTATGCATCAACCAATAGATGTATCAATGTGTAGGTGTGAAACTATGgtaaatgaaaatgataaaaaggGATATAATAGACCTAAAATCACATAGAAGAAAAGGGTGTTAAAAGACCTCCAAATACTTTGTACCAGCACAAACATAGCTAAAAATAGGGTACAATAGTTaccattattattgttattattatatatattttttaacttattttcagttttattttaatttatctattttgatgatatgaTATAAGTCTAAACGAAGAATGGTGAATTCACACGttctaattaataatattacaatCTTTTTAAAAGCGAATCTAGCATGGAAAACACGACTTCAGCAGAATCTAACATTATCGTCTAAATTTTATATATCTATCGAGTAATCTACTAagtatatatacaataaaattttgtttctataaaattttaatcCTAAATCCGTTTTTGAACCTCTCTggctatatattattataatatatattttatcttattttcatttttaatttaattaatctaTTTTGATAATATGATATGAGCCTAAATGAAGAAGGGTGAATTCACACGTTCTAATTAATAATATCACATTCTTTTTAAAGGCGGATCTAGCATGGAAACATGACTCCGGTAAAATTCAACATTATCTTCTAAATTTTGTATATCTACCGACAaatctactaaatatatataaaataaaattttgtttctaTAAACTTTTAATCTTAAATCCGTTTCTGAACCTCTCTggctatatattattataatatacatttaaacttatttttagttttatttgcatttatctattttgatgatatgaACCTAAACGAAGAAGGATAAATTCACAcgttctaattatttgtattacattcttttttaaaagcgGATCTAGCATGGGAAACACGACTTCGATAAAATCCAACCTTATCTTCTAAATTTTGTATATCTATCGAGaaatctactatatatataaaataaatttttgtttctATAAATTATAAATCTTAAATCCATTTCTGAACATCTCTGACTATATTTTTACTCGTTTTTGAtgattgattattttaattattatactttatttttctatatgtagtatattattattaccCAATCTAAACTCTCTTTCTTACGTGAGACAGAAAGTGTAACTACCGAAGCTCTTTCAACTTGTCCCGTCTTTGAATAAGTATTGCGGTTAAGTCATTTAACAATTCCATTTCTAATTGGGGTTTTCAATTCGAAAAAATATGGTGCGGGTTCATCTCTCGAGACCAGTTCAGGTGAGAGAagtacaattataaaaaataaaattcctcTACAAATACTACTATCTTTTTGGTCCAATTGACAATAGATGAGAAATAACAAAGATAATACAagctttaataaataaaagttttacATAATCTCTTTGCTGTGACACAGCAGGTTTTTGCCCACAtcgaaacaaaagaaaacaaaactgaaaaatccCATCTGGAGCAAACTCCAGCGACGGTGGCTGCCTCTTCTCTCTAAATTGACACTTCTTCAACCTCAGATTCACTCAAAAAACTCCGTCAATCGCCATTTTCTTTGTTGATTGTACCTATTACTTCGATCAATTTGTCACCGCCGATACTTTCCCCGGTGTTTTTATTGTTTCAATCATCGTCTTTTTTGATAAAGACTAGATTTTTACGGAAAAGGGGGAAAATCGATTTGAGTgaattaccgtcagttgaaaaTCTTGAGGGATGGATCTGTTTATGATAAAGATCATGGTTTGATTGATTGTTGATGAAAACTGGGTGAATGAGGATGGGATTAGAATCTTCTGGTGAAATTCCTCGTGTTTACCGGAAGATTAATGTGTTACATGAGGGTGCTATTTGATCCGATGATGCCCTTggtttagtttttttgtttctgttgTGAGTTGTAATATTAATAGTTAGTAAGCGGAGGTGCGTTCATGGATGAGGCTAGTTCTAGCTCTATGGCCGTTGATTCCTCGGAGTTGGCAGCAGAGGGAACCTTATCATCTTCTGCTGCTGCGGTAGTGGTTCCATCATGGCGTCCGAGCCAGGGAGTCTTTGGTCCTTATTTGCCTGGACAACAGGCAAATGCTAACCCCCAAAGTTTGCGGGTAGTTGTTAGACGACCTGTAAGTGCTCCTTTCCATTACTGTTTACTTTATTTCACTTTGCATTTGGGACTTTCTTGATTGGGGGTGAGATAAGATTTTGTTCATTAATGCCTGCTGAATTTTGAGTTTTAGCAATCAATGAGTCACTGGAATTATGAATTTCTGTATCTGTAGAAAATCTTATGTAGTTAGAGTTGAATGTTTATCATAAAGCTCATCGTATGGCAGTCTGAAGCAGTCCTGTTTATTCTGTCTGTTTTTTTCAACCTTGGGTCAAAAATGACAAAGAAGGGAACCCATTTGAGGCAGGTCAATCTAGATATCAGGAGTGCACCTGGGAGGGGCTTCAATCATAGATTACATTTGTTGCTACTTGCTAGTAATAAGAAAATGAGTATTGGTCAATTTGTTTTATGGGCCGAATTTTAAAGCTGATAGTTGAAGTTGTATCTCTTAGAGTTAGGAGTCCACTACATGGCTGGTTTAATCCACAACATTATCCTGTGCGAAGAGGTGATAACTGTATGCCATATCAGCTCTAAGGAAGGGTGAGTATGGGTCAATTTGTTTTGCTGAGTAAGGCTGAGAGTCCTATAGACCCCTCAACTATCTCTGCTATACCCAAAATGCTCAATTACATGACAACGATCATTACCACCCCTTCCCATCGTCAGAGACTTTACTAATTCTTGGCCTCCAAAAAAACCAATCCCTCCCTAAGTGAACGAGGGgatcaatcatatatataacaTCGAACACACCACACATGATTTACACACTTGcaaattacaaacatatacatatttcattttatatgttttcaattaATTGTCCTTAACTTAAGCTTCTCAGTATCACGttactattataaaaaaatattacacagTCCTTGGTGAGAATTCTAATTAATAATATCACACTCATTTTAAAGACAGATCTAGCATGGAAAGTACGACTTCGGCAAAATCCAACATTTCTGTCTAAATTCTGTATATCTGTCGAGAAATCTACtgaatatatatgtaattaaattttgtttctataaacttttaattttaaatccgTTTCTAGAGCTCTCTCGCTATATTTTTACTTGTctttgataatttattatttcaattatCTTACTTCATTTTCCTAGTAGTATATATCCagtcaattatatatatacaattgtaCAAAAAACTCATCTACAAATACTAGTGTTGAATAATTGAATATTAGGTATTATCTTTTTGGTCTAATTGACAATAAATGAGAAATAACAAAGATAATACAAGCTTAAATAAAAGATTTACATAATCTTATTGCTGTGACACAGTGGATTTTTGCCCACAtcgaagaaaacaaaagaaaacaaaactgaaaaatccCATCTGGAGCGAACTCCAGTGACGGTGGCTGCCTTTCCTCTTCAAATTGACACTTCTTCAACCTCAGATTCACTCAAAAAACTCCGTCAATCGCCATTTTCTTTGTTGATTACACCTAATACTTCTATTAATTTGTCACTGCCGATACCCTCAGTG
Protein-coding regions in this window:
- the LOC125858474 gene encoding protein BOLA4, chloroplastic/mitochondrial, whose protein sequence is MTKALFVRPNVAALCIRRLSCSVQPRVPAMVKCYSIAARSNRPMKLLSHIGLKIEAFAGHRSFSIRATSDTGNDSFDSPLMQSMEKKIKEQLNADTVVVKDAYGDGRHVSIDVIASAFEGQSAVNRQRMVYKAIWEELQNTVHAVDQMTTKTPTEAAAGK